Genomic window (Cololabis saira isolate AMF1-May2022 chromosome 10, fColSai1.1, whole genome shotgun sequence):
gtgcttttatagcaatgtgtgtgcagtcgatagctccgattatattaggaaaaccggctaaatattctttctcttcttactgCGTCATTTGTGATATCTTCTAACactgccaaagctgccattgttgttaacggtatttctgcaccactttgcttttatatccactcgtgtaattgcagacagttgaatgtgttaattgttcatcagtgtctctgatgtgcacatcactctgagggctaattgttttcacattattaacagtttcccagcatcaccactaagtgtcgccaacggaccaatagctgtggaaacgtgcgtacgccagccatgaagttggcgtcgggcaccgcacatttccacgctcatttcactcttgattcatctgaacgtttgcgtggaaaagggcgtacgccatgtttttgtgcgtacgcaccctttgtacatgaggcccctggttgtTTCTTTACAGTCAGGAATTGTGCTCATCAGATAATCAcctgaacagggacttgaaccctggactctcagattaaaagtctgatgctcttcCAGCTGAGCTACTCAGGTCACATTTGGaatgttttctttcctcttttcttcatgtttttacaaataTAAGGCATTTCAGAGGTTTTGAAAAGTCCTGGAAGAACTTTCAGTGGTTGTTCCTCTTAAACATGACAGGAAATGCTACTCAATTCTGCTTTAAACTTTGCAGGTTTTTACAAAGGAAATCCTGGATTGCTCCAAATGCTCCAAGATGAGTGATTTTCAACTTCAGAGTGTAGAGTTCACCTTCTGGATTGCAGATGGAGgttctgtggcttagttggtcaaagcatctgtctagtaaacaggagatcctggttcaaatcccagcagagcctctaaactcaaATGTCTTGAGACGCCTGAAAGATCAAATATCATCAGTCCTGGTTCTGGCAGCATTTCTCACACTTGCTTAATTATAGCAGAGTACTTTGTCAAAAGTACTCTTGTTCTTAGTGGATGTTCTCtgttttgtaattatattggaGAACTTCTAATGTCTCCTTATTTTTGTAATAACCAGAGAGGGTAGCTAAACCAAAGTGTCCTCTAAAGGTCGAATGTGAGTTAGGAGACCAGATCTAACTATCTGAAGGTTAGCATTAGCATACCAAACAGAGGAGAAGGTGAAGTCTTTAACCAACCATGTGGAAGACCAGACATTGGATACATTTTTTCCACAAAGTCTgtgttttttatcattacatGAGTGATATTGTTGATTCTTAGTgtaaaggctctgctgggatttgaacccaggatctcctgtttataagacaggtgctttgaccaactaaaaGAATacattctagcactggcatggcagcacgtgtgtccaactggactcacagcaggtTATGTTCATATGTGAGGCCCCAGTTGTTTCTGGTAGGAGGAATCACCATGGAGACAACGTAACTGAGAGGTTAAGTTGATGGACTGCTGATCCATTCTGCTCTGTACACAGAAGTTGCAGAGGTTAGTGCTCTAAACATAGCACAGTGAGGTGGCATGAAGCTGTTTCATAGCTATAACatggaggccctgtggcttagttggtcaaagcacctgtctagtaaacaggagatcctgggttcaaatcccagcagagcctttagACTCAAATGTCTTGAGATTCCTGAAAGATCACGTATCTCTCGCTGCTGGTTCTGACACTATTTCTCTCAAAAGTACTCCTTCTCTTAGTGAACGTGGATGCTCTCTGAGCCTCTTCTTCTCATATCCTGCAAAAATGTCTAAAATCATGGAATTGGTTAGCTCGTCTCTCAACGCAATTGACCAAATCTTTCTCGACGCGAGGACAGGCCAGTGCATCCAAGTGAGCGCCGTGGTGCTCGAACCCGTGGTGCTACTCAGCTATtatccttgatgttatcagcctGGTACCACCATGGTTGAACTATCAATGTCATCAaaacatgttgttgttttttgtaaatgatATCAGGTGCTTTATTATAAGACATGGGTTATGCAAactgtttgacatagagagtcgtgggtggtttcatccgctaaatgtccaggcctgaagaatctacatcaagtcatacaagattccactgcagcctgaacgtgcacaagggtggaggaacgttcatcgctgcttgcagctttaattagggcccgagcacttacagtgtgaaggccctattgtatctctaggaatttttctttctttctttctttctttctttctttctttctttctttctttctttctttctttctttctttctttcttctgacgaaaggagggctttcttttcccctaaacgtgccccaaaaatcaccaaattttgcatgcaagccaggcctggcgaaaaatgtgatatttcatggtttgcattaatgggcgtggcaaaatgacatcgagagtcgtgggtggtgtcatcagactcggttttgagtacttgaacttcattggtgcaaattatccccgccccttcttctgattggtcaatatttcatagttcatattttctggcataacttttgaatggtttgacatagagagtcgtgggtggtgtcatctctgatatgcttatgggggcggtggccgtgagtgcgagggccgttcatcgctgcttgcagctttaattatctttgtgtctgtgaagcgtctttgagatcttttaaaagctctCTATCAATGAAATTGAATATTATTTGATTATTATGCCCTCTATGATTAAATTGGTGTTAATTAAACAACTTCAGACATTAAAAGGCCAGAAATGGCTCTGTGGTGCAATGGTAGCgcgtctgactccagatcagaaggttatgtgttcaactcacatcagggtcaaaattaatgttcagttttgtttcatccatcctcacgagttcaccaaccagactaactttagctgcaacagaaaactttgatatgTACCTGGAATTGTTTCCAGGTACAATCCTTTATGTAAAAATTCCTGTTACTGATTTCTCTTCCTAACTGTATGAGgtgtaatgacacatttaatggagatgccggtgattgacccggggcctcatacatgctaagcatgcgctctaccacgGAGTGACCCGCAATCGTTCAGACGCTTCAACGAAGGGAACGGGGACCGTGCACAACGAGACTGGAaatgatcatcctacggatgtttgacaacaaagtggtagcctatataaaggagcataaaggGTGggccgcccctgtcgtcaggtaagggcatttgcttcgaatgagatatgaggaaggaagagaatgaataaaagaggtcccatgaaagacaaacataatgcatgagccggggcagctttggaaacattatggaagacggcctatcctgcagcacctttgaagtgtacatttccgggcatacacagagacaaatgaagTAAGCTCAAAGCTCAAAAAAACCCACAGATTAGTTTTGAAAGACATTTTAGTTTATGGTTAACAACTGTAAGTCTTCTTGAATGTTAAAACATTaacccactagctccaccaccagaggacagcagcatcaccaccagaccccaggagcatcaccagcagaccccaggagcatcaccagcagaccccaggagcttccaccaccagaccccaggagcttccaccaccagaccccaggagcttccaccaccagaccccaggagcttccaccaccagaccccaggagcttccaccaccagaccccaggagcttccaccaccagaccccaggagcttccaccaccagaccccaggagcttccaccaccagaccccaggagcttccaccaccagaccccaggagcttccaccaccagaccccagattTGGTGGCTTtttgggcacatttaggggggcaaaaaggccttccttttgtcagaagaaagaaagaaagaaaaagaaagtcctacagatacaatagggccttcgcactgcaagtgctcgggccctagtTCCTAGTGGAACAGGTTTGTGTACTAAATATATCACAGTgaggtgaaataaagctgctccaGAGGTAGAATGGACTTGTTGTgtcaacagggtttttataacAAGTTGAAGACGTGTGTTGAGGaacctgtggcttagttggtcaaagcatctgtcttgtaaacaggagatcctgggttcaaatcccagcagagcctttaaactcATGAAGACAAAGGTAAGGATGTAACTCCTGGAATGTTTAAAACCATGTACATGTGGAAAAAAAGTATCCAAGTATCCACACAGTTGGATAAAGTTCTCTCCTCTGTTAGGGAGGAAACTGTTTGTCAACAATTACAATTACAATTCTCAGTGTAGTAAGTGCTCATCAGTGAACTGTCGTTGGCTGACCGTcactcagtacgtgcacatgcagcgattcaaggtggttggagatctgatcagataatgacatgcagaagattggatcaacttgtctgattacacatgctgttctgagatcagattgaataagccactgtaaccagagcatggctgactccgtgacgctaggtggcgctgtacccgaggtaaccatttcaacaaagagccacttccggttgacctccgcttatcaacaacaagaaagaaagatggcgtCCGAGCACCTCGACGAGGCTACCGCAGCCTACATTTCTTGCATTATGTACCTTTTAGTGGTAATGATGAAAAGAACAATGGATCTTTTGACTGCAGTCACTGCAAATATGATAAAAGAACGACGCTTGCGACGCCGGCGGCGAGTAACACGTCCAGGGACCATAGAGAGCCCGGACCAGTCGATGGATGCTGGAGCGTTTCTGTTTCTAAGGAGGTCTCAACGTTCATGCTGGATGCGGGTCAGGAGCAAAGATTGGTGGGAGCGAGTGGTGCTAAAGGAATTTAGCGACGAGGAGTGGAAAGAGAACTTTCGAATGAGCCGCAGAACCTTCGACAAGTTATGTGGATTGATGTCATGCGTTCTGAAACCCGAGGACGTGACTGTTCGGGCACCGGTGCCGCTTCAGATGAGGGTGGCCATTGTTCTTTACAAGCTGGCCAGTTGTTCCGAGTACAGGGTTGTGGCAAACCAGTTCGGCGTGAGCAAGTCTACTGTGAAAAAGTTTGTGTACATTTTTTGCAAAGGAATGGTGTCGTCAGTCCTCCAGAAAATTATCGTGGTTCCCACTGCAGAGGAAGCCAGCGCCATTGCACGTCGGTTCGAGCAAAAGTTCCACATCCCCCAGATAATCGGTTGCATCGACGGCACCCACATTCCTGTTTTACCACCAAGTGAAGGCTACAAGGACTTTGTTAATCGAAAAGGATGGCCTTCCTATGTCCTCCAAGCTGTGGTGGACGACACGTATCGGTGAGTTGTgggaaaatacatttaaatactgTGCAGGATCTAATTTGAACCAATTTTTACAGTCGAGATAAGAAAACACACCTCGAAAGAGAAATGTAAAAGATTTGTCTTCATGTGACCAAGTATACACACAAATggaaatatttcaacttttgtgCAACTGATACAcactttgttgtttgtttgaatCACATTTATTCCTAAATTCATTTTGACTATTAATGGTGGTGAGGGGATACTGTGAAATGCCAAAATATGCACCGTTTTTGAGCGTTAAAGAACGCTTTGCCACCCACCCGCTGTGCAGTCTGAGCATCATGAACTTAATGCGGCTATTATGTCTCATAGGTTTTGGAACATAAGCTGCAAACTGCCTGGAAGTGCCCACGACGCAAACGTTCTTAGGCACTCGGCGTTGTTCAGCCATGCAGATCAGCTACCTAAAGTAAGTCGTCCTATACACTCCAGGTATCTTACTGGACATGCTAAGTCAATATTCAGTATTACCTCTGCATATTATTCTTTCTGGGACCTTAATGTGCAAATCACTAGACTACCATCAAACGCAACACACTCTgaaatttatttttcattattatctTGTCTTTTTCACTCAGGGCCTAAGGGAAATCAACGGTGTTGCTatcaaccatttccttctgggAGATCCGGCTTATCCTTTAATGGAGTGGCTGATCAAGGGGTACACCCATTCCCCACGCATCACCCCTGAGCAGGAGTCATTTAATGTCTACTTAAGCTCTGCAAGGACCACTGTCGAGATCGCCTTTGGGAGACTGAAGTCACGCTGGCGAGTTTTGCTCAAGCGAAGTGATTTTCATTTTACATTCACCCCTCATGTGATAGCTACATGTTGTGCGTTGCATAACCTGTGTGAAGATGAGAAGGACAGTGTAAACCCCACCTGGACCGATGAGGCTGCTGCTTTAGCCGCCGACCTACCACAACCTGGTGCCCGTGCCCACAACACAGACACAGCAGGTGGTCAGAACATCAGGGAGGTGCTTACAGATTATTTGAGCACAAACTTCCCTCTGCGCAGACCTTTGTTTTAGCATTTCTGTTAGCTTCATCTTTTGTTTCTGTACAGCACACTGCATCTTTCATGCCATTAATAAAATCATTTCATGCATCTTGTTACTCAGTACCTCATTACAATGCTGTGCAGTCATGTAGAAAAATAGGAGGGAGGTGgttattatttgaaaatgtccaaATCATGGATCACTCCAGATTTACAGagatcttcaaaagaaaaattataTAAAAGTTTTAATCCCAGTCCATTAATATTGCAGTTTATAAAAAGAACTTTCACAAAATTAATacgcactgaaaaaaaaaacagaaatcccgaaattgtATAAAAACCACCTGGAATCACATTAATGAACTCTtgaataattgtttttttactgttatgttttatgtgcaaaatagactaaacttttttttttttttttacaaacaaaGAGCTAGATATTAGTGTTGAGTGTATTTTTTATTaagatacaaaaaaacaaaacaaaactatatACAATCAAACATgtgtaaaaaaagataaattaaatatGTGCAAAAAAGATGACTTAAACGTGCAAAAAaagctgaattaaaaaaaaaacaaatgtctacAGGTCGCGGTACTTGGATGGACCTGGGAGGGCACTGTGGTAGCCTGGGTAGGCTTCCGGGTCGGAGGTCATTGGCGAAGAGGGGGTGGATGGCGTTTGTGGCTAGTACGCCGGGCTTGATGGGCCTGGGAGGGCACGGTGGTACCCTGGGTAGGCTTCCGGGTCGGAGGTCGTTGGCCTTGGCCGTGAGGGGGTGGATGGCGTTTGTGGGTGTGGGTGGTACACCGGGCTTAATGGTCTTGGGAAGGCCAGATGATACCCTGGTCGTGGGGTGGAGTTCCTAGGTAGGTGGGAGGTGGGTGCCGGAGGCGTCAGTCTGTTGATGGAGTCCAGGACTGCGCCGAACAGTCTATTTGTCGCTCTTATCTCCCCGATAAAAGAGGCCAGCATCCCCTCCTGGCGCTCGTCGCTCTCCCTCTGACGCTCGTCGCTTTCCCTCTGACGCTCGTCGCTCTCCCGATGACGCTGTTAGGTTTAAACATCAAACCCAGcttttaacaaagaaaaacaccaaagaCTTGGAAATGAGTTTTTAAATGGGCTCTTGCAAGAGGGAAGCAAAGCCAGAGCCTTCTTGAGCAACGGAGCTCTCTGTGAATGCTGCTGATAGTGCTTCGACATTCCCTCAGTGCATTGCCCTTTTATTGAGATTTCAAACAGGAAACTTTACCATATTCGGTACACAATGAACAATTAGAAGAAACAGATGGAGAAACAGATCAGATGATTGTTGAAAAGTCATAcgtatgacttttcagttaattaacaacttatctgtggtgtgcagagcaacagacatccttttaagaaTCCTTAAATGGTCAAGAGGTTATTGTTGTCATCAGATGGTCAACTAACAATGGGATAGTTGTTTGGTCAGACCAAACTCAGGAAGAGCTGgcctgtcatctgttaacatgtgataaccaGCAGCCAGGGTACAAGTCTTTAAGAACCACGAAGGTCAAAGGGGTCAAATGAGGCCCCCTCTGGACAACAGGAACTACTGGACAACTGCACAATAGTCAACTGTTTTGACAGAGCGGACAACCCCCCTAAATACCCGCAGGAAATGGTCTGTCCTGTGACTTCTGTTAACAATAGTAAAGATGTGCAAACCGCAGCAGTCAGCTTTCTCTGAGCTGACCTAATTAAGCCTATTCCGATAGTTTTATAATTTCATAAGGACAGACTTGTTTAAACACTTCAGATTAATCTCACAATTCCCTCCTGTTGTTCTTATGAACCTTCAACTAATATCCGTCCATCAGGCTTAGGATATGAGCATCATACTATAAGTTCAACATATGAGAAATATCAAGGGGAAAGTGTATAACATACTTAATGCAAATTTACTAATGCAACTATTgacaaacaaaatgaaacagttTACATTCTGGTGCCATCATGGACATTCTCGTCATTAATTCTGTTGGGGTAGCCACATTCTTCAGGTTAGGTTTGTTGGAGTTGCTGGTAATGGACTTCAGAATACTGGACTAATGAAGTTTGGATGGACCTTTGGACCATCGCACGGAGACACGGAATGATACAGGCAgtaaaaacacagaacagtaccAGAACAGTAATGAATGGAATCATAATTTTAGTCATTATGTCAGTCCAGTGTCCTGAGATCAGCCAGGACCAAAAAGTGGTACCTGCTGAGCGCCTGTCTTCTGACACGACTTTGGCCAACTGACGTAATTCGGCTATAGCTGTAGTAATATTCCCTTCAGTACCGGTTTCATCAGGGATGAATGTACAGCAGTGTTCCCCAATCATTGCACAGACTCCACCATCCTTAGCAGTTATCAAATCCAACACAGTTCTATCTTGGAGCTCCATTTCTCTAATGGCAGCCATTTCAGTTGCCACTCCTCCTAAGGCTTTAAGAGTGGAGTTAATGAACAGACCCATGCGATAATTTATAGTCTCAATCCTTAACATGGTCTTTGCGACTCCCAACTGGGGAAGGGCTGACAAAACTATCTTTTGGCTTGTTGACCAGAGTTTATGGTCATCGGGGACATCTCTACCCCAGACTGAGTCATGGGGGAGGATACCTGTGGCACGTTTAGTACGTGCGGGGGTATGGTGTCCACGAAACACAAATGCGTCTTGAACCAATCTTACCATCATACATCTACCTACCCATCCTGGTGGGAGGAGTAGATAGATTGAGTTGCCACACATCCAAGAGATATCATCTTGTGGGTCAGTCCCAACTGCATCAGGAGCTGCATAGTACTCAGTACAAGTGGCATTCGTGGGCAAAAATGTTTTGTCAAATTTGGTCGGGTCAGCTGTGTTCCGGCCGCAAGCGGCTAGATTAATGGAGCACTTAGAGATTGGGACTTCTCCTACGAATGTGGGTTTCCCAAAATCTATTTCGTTGCTGTAACAGACTGCTTTAAGGTGTTGTGGGAACGGTATTTCCTGTATCATGATTGGGGAAGACCAATCGTATGATAGGAGATGGCTAAACCCA
Coding sequences:
- the LOC133451756 gene encoding uncharacterized protein LOC133451756; translation: MRVRSKDWWERVVLKEFSDEEWKENFRMSRRTFDKLCGLMSCVLKPEDVTVRAPVPLQMRVAIVLYKLASCSEYRVVANQFGVSKSTVKKFVYIFCKGMVSSVLQKIIVVPTAEEASAIARRFEQKFHIPQIIGCIDGTHIPVLPPSEGYKDFVNRKGWPSYVLQAVVDDTYRFWNISCKLPGSAHDANVLRHSALFSHADQLPKGLREINGVAINHFLLGDPAYPLMEWLIKGYTHSPRITPEQESFNVYLSSARTTVEIAFGRLKSRWRVLLKRSDFHFTFTPHVIATCCALHNLCEDEKDSVNPTWTDEAAALAADLPQPGARAHNTDTAGGQNIREVLTDYLSTNFPLRRPLF